Proteins co-encoded in one Corynebacterium tuberculostearicum genomic window:
- a CDS encoding HNH endonuclease signature motif containing protein, with translation MEHIRAYIAALNSAMDILAEAADASSADLTAAGMPDAAAEIITQLAQVYFGPTSFRRRQRRAVDGARRNRHSLPTLEVIEKHARRAPTQARAWSLRAELTHIACDTREMDRRARKKLREMRAPRDPKPGVSLRRRAAGKPWTLSITGPSALIAELHQHAGSLADVASFFRTGTSAATSTVRTNVVVPLDKLVGVAYGSDDVVLTMTNGAQITGAELAQRALAEEGFITLLHPVEGPVNLYRMRRGATWKQFMMAAAENPTCPVKGCHKPADECQIHHIFSWAGGGWTNAKNLTTACAYHNGRNDDHRIGPPRNGRFERTARGVRWVNPWDPPPPDLVETGPTT, from the coding sequence CGGCGCTCAACTCGGCGATGGACATCCTCGCCGAGGCCGCTGATGCGTCCTCCGCGGACCTTACCGCCGCAGGCATGCCCGATGCCGCAGCGGAAATTATTACACAGCTCGCGCAGGTCTACTTCGGCCCTACCAGCTTTCGCCGCCGCCAACGCCGCGCGGTGGATGGGGCGCGCCGCAACCGCCATTCGCTGCCGACGCTGGAGGTCATCGAAAAGCATGCCCGGCGCGCACCCACCCAAGCCCGCGCCTGGTCCCTGCGCGCTGAGCTCACCCACATCGCCTGCGATACGCGGGAGATGGACAGGCGTGCCCGCAAGAAGCTGCGCGAGATGCGCGCGCCACGCGACCCAAAGCCTGGCGTGAGTTTGCGGCGCCGTGCCGCAGGAAAGCCATGGACGCTTTCTATCACCGGCCCTTCCGCGCTAATTGCAGAACTTCACCAGCATGCCGGCTCGCTTGCCGACGTCGCCTCTTTTTTCCGCACCGGCACCAGTGCCGCCACCTCTACCGTGCGCACCAATGTTGTGGTGCCGCTGGATAAGTTGGTCGGCGTGGCCTATGGCAGCGACGATGTGGTGCTGACCATGACCAATGGCGCTCAAATTACCGGTGCAGAATTAGCCCAGCGCGCCCTAGCCGAGGAGGGGTTTATCACCCTGCTGCATCCCGTGGAGGGCCCGGTGAACCTGTACCGCATGCGCCGCGGGGCAACCTGGAAGCAATTCATGATGGCGGCGGCGGAAAATCCCACCTGCCCAGTCAAGGGCTGCCATAAGCCCGCCGATGAGTGCCAGATCCACCACATCTTCAGCTGGGCCGGCGGCGGGTGGACGAATGCGAAGAACCTCACCACCGCCTGTGCCTACCACAATGGCCGCAATGATGACCACCGCATCGGCCCGCCGCGCAACGGCCGCTTCGAGCGCACGGCCCGCGGCGTGCGCTGGGTCAACCCCTGGGATCCGCCTCCGCCCGACCTCGTAGAAACCGGGCCCACCACGTGA